The genomic stretch CGATTGTGTTTTAGTCGTTCTCTTGTCTCTGCAACTCTTCAGTTGTTGTCTTCTCGTACACTTGCCTTTATGATGTGTTTTTCGGAGCGTTGATCTGTTCACACGTGCCATTTTTCTAAGCAAACTCAGTCGAAAACTAAACGCGGTGAGCAGACGACTTTTAAAACGCGAAAAGCCACGCGAGCCTATCTGACCAATCGTGGCCAGGTATTTACGTCATACCCCCGTATATGGAAAGTgtctgtggtttgtttgtttgaaaaataGGGGGGTTTCCCCAGGAGAATCCATATTTAACCGAAAATAACCGCCGAATGACACAGGGGAGAGAACTGCTGTTCAAACGGTATATATGACGTTCCCGCATTGGGCGAGCAGAAATGTCTGTTGTCAAGGGTTGAAAATCGTAATTTTTATCAGAAGAGTTATGAAAAGAGGGAAAAATTTGCCGGGTTGCTGCAATGAAATATATTTTTAGagactttgatgaatttgtataGTGTAATCATATATGCATGTCATGAAAGTAGACAGATTGAAAGGTGCAAAACTGCCAACAACTCAAAATGGCTGTGTAAGTCCCATCACTCTAAATTCAGTGGCGCACTTCGCCTTAAAGAGGCAGAAATCGTTACagaggtgtcacacaccggaaatattatgcacaccggataaggctcattagattacaaccagttacaaagaagggaggggggggtaagagactaaaacctccaagccacctggcatcttatatgatgtaccctgtcaaaagaaatgacacccacttgacaaaacgccgtccaacgatacccagacaatctggcggcacattacattgattgattacataacgaccacctaaatctgagataagaggttagaaaggaatccggtcaagagtctaccctacgatagtaaacacacaataatcttagcgggagacacaacttgggtcaggggaagataatagacaggggaggcaactgagtcgggcaggagataattacacaaaaagactggatacgccacttggctacagTAAGACGGAGGATTAAAACACAACTGAGATGTTGAgtgggatgggggtagtggtgtgagacggaggagtaaaacacagctgtgatgatgagagggatggggtagtggtgtgagacggaggagtaaaatacagctgtgatgatcagcaggatggaggtggtggtgtgagacggaggagtaaaacacagctgtgatggtgagagggagggggtaggggtgtgagttgGGTAGGGAGGAGGAAACAGCTGTAATGCTGAAAGGGAGGGGTTAGGGCGGGGGTGAAATAACACACAGCTGTAGGAATAGCGTTCCCCAGAGAGTCCTTAGTATTATCAACACTGCTAGCGAACACGTGTGTTGCTCTCGATACAGTTTTGTTATTCAAAAGACCTTGAACAGGTTCAAACATTTGAGGAGACAGTACATCGTCAGGTCTTTGATTCCAGAGGGAGTTTCTGAACGCCTGGTTCCCTAACCTGCACAGGGACGTCTATATGATCCCCCCGCACCATGTAGACACGGTGcacgtcacaaaacaacacacccaGGGAGGTGACTTGATCGACGTGCTGAAAACTCAACAACAAATCGACAGTGATAGCACTAAGCGTACAGAGGTCAGTGACGTCGTACACATAGACAGAGCGCTGAAGAAAGTCCACTGCTGCATGAATAAGATCAAGGACAAAGCAGAGAGTCAGAAAGAAGTTTTAATAATAATGACTCAAGGCAAATGTGGCCTTTACGGCGCTGGTTCCCGAAGCCTCTACACTGGGGCAGCCGCCAGGAGCATGAACAGCGACGAGACAGAACCTTTAGTTCTGCAAGAAGACTTAGTTCTGGAGGAAGACTTTGTTGATCTGCTGGTCATTGATCGTAACCGGGGAGTAATGATGGGGGCAATCATACGTCAGACAGAAGAGGACCCTCATGCAGTTCAAGAAGAATTGCGGAAGGCAGCTGATTACCTGCAGCAAGCTGGAGATGTCGTGAAGCGTTGTGTTCTGGGTGACTTGGACCTACCCCAGCCTGCAATCCACCAGGCCATTCTCCTGCCTCACACGACCAGACGCTGTCTAGTGGAGGCACTGCAAAACATGGACGATGTAAGTATgcattaaccccccccccctctcctctacaaacgcgcacacatacacacacgcacgccagcacgcacacacacaactacacagccacacacgcgcccacacacacacacacacaaacacagagagagagagagagagagagagagagagagagagagagagaaacagaaagagagaaacagagagagagagagaacgtgcGGATAATGTTTAaagaacacagagagagaggggaaagaggggATAACAATTTCCCCATCAACAGATACTGAGTTTCTCTTTTCCACGCGCACTTTGTTTACCTTGCTGACGAGAACAACACTTTCGGAACACTGAGGTAGCTTCGTTGACGTCAATTTGCGGTACATTTGAAAACGACGTCATTTGAGTTTAGCGAGTCGCTCAAAACGGGCAGACAGCTTTCTATTACATGCGGAAACACTGTGGCGCTTTTGTCCAGAAAAACTCTTCTTTTAGGCCCAGAAGTCAGATGATTCCGTATGTAAGTATAGTTAACTGTCATATTATGCAGCGCGTGTTAAATCGTTCTTTGTTATATCCTCCATGTATTTGCAGTCCGTGTgtgttgacctcagttgcagaAGTTGGAGCAGTGTCTGGGCGTGAAGGCAGGGCAAAGGGTCGACAAGTGGTGTCTCTGTCATGATGATATGACAGACAACACCAGACGAGACACCTGGTGGGACACCTGCTGGAAGGGGGAAAAGGCAGGGGACCCCGCAATGAAGGGAGGTTCCACGTATGAAAAGCTTGTGGCAAGGTAGAGTCATTTTATCGGTAAAGTaaccacacacagagaaacacaaaCGCATGAATACACAGGTGCATACATTATTAgtgagtctctctgtctgtctgtctgtgcctgtcagtctgtatgtgtctgtctctctctgtgtctctctgtctctgtttctctctctctctcttttgtataTTTATGTATGTGACGTTTTGTGTGCTAGCATGTCTTTTTTGGGCCTCTTTATGTGTTTTTCTTTCCCTatttcgttgtgtgtgtgtgtgtgtgtgtgtgtgtgtgtgtgtgtgtgtgtgtgtgtgtgtgtgtgtgtgtgtgtgtgtgcgtactcACAAGCTTACATATATATAAAGTGTGATATTTATCAATGCAGGTTCGCCGTACCACTGGCAACGGTACAGGTGTACCTTAGCCGCAAGCCGCGACTACAGCTGTGGACCCAGGGCCATTTTGTTCAGGCTGTCGGGGAAGAACATGGCAGACCCATGTCTTGCCTTGCTCTTTTCCCGGAACAGTTTGAAGTCCTGGAGCACACGCcaaacaacgacgacgacgacattaGGGTCTTCAGGGGCGCGCCCGGGGTAGGGAAATCGATCATTTTAATTCTAAGGGGTTCCTACTGGATGAGGAAGTATCGCCGCACCGTCTTTGTTCTTCAGACGAGTGACGATGGTTTAGCTGCCGCCTACCTGGTTAGACATCAGTTGAGCAAAACAGTCGGACAGGGCGCCGGCAGCGTGCAGCTCGTCAACATGGCGGGGGTACGGGACAGGGGTCGATGGACAGAGGGAGGCGAGGAGAAAGTGCAGGCCTGGGTGGAGGAGCTGTGTCAACACGCACAGACTGAGGGGCGCGTGCACATCCTGGCCGATGAGGCCAACGGGTAAGAATGACGCCGTACACTGAATCTAACACTGCCTCCTGTCACTCTTGCGTTGGTCGGTGTGGTCGTGTTCGCGGGTAGAAGATAATGTGATCATTCCAAAAACGTGTTTTTTCACCTTCCTTATATATGCTAACTGTCAATAAATGATATAGAGTTTGTGCATAAATAATGATTCTTAATTATTCCCGTGTAATCAATACGTTACGACAGTTTATTGGATATAGAATGTGCAGTCAACGACTGTCACTGTGTCGGGTACTGATCAATGATGTCAACAATCTTTCCGATCAGGCGCCACCCTTTCTTTATCTGCCATGCTGAACAGATCGCTAAATATTTTGCCTGGAGTCTGATGACAGGTAAATCACATTTATCTTACTCTGTTTACGTTGTGTGAGTTTTTACGTCACTCCGTTTACGTCTTATATGCACTATTAGACTGATTAAGTGTACAGTGCCAGTGGTAGTGCTAGTGGTTATCGGTACTTTTTTATGTGTTGACGTCAGCGATGTGTGCGCAGTTCAAAGGTTAGGGGTCAAAGTTTACGGATGCTTCCTTCGATCCGCTAACGAGCTGTGGTTGAATCGACGAAAATAACGAGCCCCAAAAGGTATGTAAAAACTGAGCGAACGCTTGTTTATTTACACGATTATTTATAACTAGTATGTTCCTAAACCACTTAATGGTACAAATGTCAGTTTAATGTGTGATATAATCCTGGTTTGATGCTGTAATTCAAGCGTTGAACAGAGCAAGCtttttcacatttcaaacacacaaaaaatggccgATTTTGAGTTGTGTTCAGTTTTTCGATTCAACCTTTTCGGTTTCGATTTCGCTTACTATCTGGAACTGGAAGATGAGTTATGCAGTGAAAAGTTGCAAATGTTCCAATCCTCTCgctgtttatgttttgttttaagatcGATCTTCATGGATGCCAGGGACCAACTTGAGCTTGCGGCGTGGGACGAGGATGACGCAGAAGATGATTTTGTTGTCTTCGCACTGCTTGATCAGGTTAGCAAACAAGTCAAAGCTTAGGTCTAGCTTCTAAAGGCATTAAAGGTTCCGCTGAAATATAATTGTCAGGAACAGGCGTATATTTTGGTTATGGCCGGTGAGGTTACTTTGGATTGGTTATGATTAGGTTTTAAATGTTGTTCATGTaaaaaattaaatgtttttttggttAGATTTCATAGTCATGATAGTGATCTTGTCTGAATCAACAGTGATAGTGATATTGGGTAGATCTAACACTTACACCTAGATTTGGTTTCCGTGTGACTTTGTTACTTACATTTAATGGTTTATAAACATAGAGTTTTAACTATTTACTGTTCAAGAATCAAAATCAAATGGAAACTGATGACCAAATCTGCAGTCAAGAGTTTTAGTTTCATCAAAGCATGAATATTATTATTAAGTCCACTCTCTGTCACAGagtctgtgtcactgtcagtttgTGTTCTTGTGTCATTTTAATTTCATAgcaatacatgtactttcaaGAAGGACGTTACACTTACTGGTTCTATCAGACTTTTAAGCACAATGCACCTTGGTTCTAGTTTTATTATTTCTAGGATCAAATTACTTCAGTACAAGGAAACTTCTGTGTTCTAAAACATACACAGTATTTATATCAGAATACTGTCAACTGGTGCTTTTTGAGATGCACAGTTGAAACTATTTATCCAACatgcttcaagttcaacctgTAAGGGTCATTTTGTTATGCAGGGGCGAGTGAACAATCCGCTTGGCTAGTAAAAACAGGCTCGCAACTCACCTGGCTGGCCAATTAAATTTCTTGTCAAATGCAACCAAAAGGGTTTTAACGCTACTGCAGATCAATTGTGGATGACTGGTATGTATCGGGGCGGCGAAATTTCTGCCAggttagtgactttcttgaagttactcgcccagcTGGCGAGTTGAAATGTTGGAGTTTAACTTTCCCTCTGTTAGTGTTACCCAGTATTGATTTGAGTAGcttcagcagaattttcaggcTAATTAATTGAATAAAGTGTACAAGTGATCCATGATTTCACTAAGTTTAACCTACATTTCAACAGCCAGA from Littorina saxatilis isolate snail1 linkage group LG16, US_GU_Lsax_2.0, whole genome shotgun sequence encodes the following:
- the LOC138949826 gene encoding uncharacterized protein, yielding MNISATVVIKEGVMDVLDPQVPSQIWKRQYCVLVKTDILVLKLFNVTQTKLQRTVRLSHCRAALKRNEKGEAVCEISTRQGEVQCLMTWSAERVTYNWLSTLQTQLKGFGTEGPAVECAPPCRTSGSPGNEAVSPAPPLHLSLSVSTSPRPLLSSPLTGAQAGVATSTSHSTGPHPESERSEPSSTMASSQEPEDQGSRLSNSEREFLNAWFPNLHRDVYMIPPHHVDTVHVTKQHTQGGDLIDVLKTQQQIDSDSTKRTEVSDVVHIDRALKKVHCCMNKIKDKAESQKEVLIIMTQGKCGLYGAGSRSLYTGAAARSMNSDETEPLVLQEDLVLEEDFVDLLVIDRNRGVMMGAIIRQTEEDPHAVQEELRKAADYLQQAGDVVKRCVLGDLDLPQPAIHQAILLPHTTRRCLVEALQNMDDLQKLEQCLGVKAGQRVDKWCLCHDDMTDNTRRDTWWDTCWKGEKAGDPAMKGGSTYEKLVARFAVPLATVQVYLSRKPRLQLWTQGHFVQAVGEEHGRPMSCLALFPEQFEVLEHTPNNDDDDIRVFRGAPGVGKSIILILRGSYWMRKYRRTVFVLQTSDDGLAAAYLVRHQLSKTVGQGAGSVQLVNMAGVRDRGRWTEGGEEKVQAWVEELCQHAQTEGRVHILADEANGDVITVIHKALKQRHITVSLWAAGVLLELPADMERYVQHLTQPLRSPPSVVREVEQADDMKEGKVPAYTAPPVAPPSDGPPVVTVDHLYSWRGGDTQGHESYSPWRCERCGQLVADLLTTLRDCQYTYVCLSVCLSVCLPLYNYVMFL